A single region of the Pontibacter kalidii genome encodes:
- a CDS encoding family 43 glycosylhydrolase, protein MRKALQAILSLAILWGGSFAAQAQSTQASTYCNPINIDYTYAVYDAYRDISYRSGADPAVVEFRNEYYMFVTRSMGYWHSTDLQNWNFIKPEKWYFQGSNAPAAFNYKDSVLYVAGDPSGSMSVLYTDDPKRGDWKATPGILGDLQDPALFIDDDGKAYMYWGSSNTYPIRVKELNRKDRFKPSEKTVELFTLHGDKHGWERFGENHSDTVLAGYMEGPWMTKHNGKYYLQYAAPGTEFNVYGDGVYIGDSPLGPFTYAPNNPVSYKPGGYMNGAGHGSTVVGPAGEYWHFGSASVSVNMNWERRINMFHTTFDKDGLMHVNTYFGDYPHYAPAVPGKAGDFAGWMLLSYKKPVKGSSTLENFKPENMLDESTKTFWVAEQNNDQQWVQIDLEKPGKVYAVQVNYHDYKSNLYGKVPGLYHRYVVEGSTDGKNWQTLVDRSDNYRDVPNDYVELGTPQTVRYIRYRNIHAPTPNLSISGLRVFGVGEGKAPARVKNFKVNRKQDRRDAMITWDKQANAQGYNVLWGIAPDKLYSSWMVYDDNKLDLKSLGVDQGYYFAIEAFNENGVSQRTKAVKVE, encoded by the coding sequence ATGAGAAAAGCCTTACAAGCTATACTTTCACTGGCCATACTTTGGGGCGGGAGCTTCGCTGCCCAGGCGCAAAGCACGCAGGCGAGCACCTACTGCAACCCCATCAACATCGACTATACGTATGCCGTGTATGATGCCTACCGGGATATCTCGTACCGCTCCGGGGCCGACCCAGCCGTGGTGGAGTTCCGCAACGAGTACTACATGTTCGTGACCCGCTCGATGGGCTACTGGCACTCCACCGACCTGCAGAACTGGAACTTCATCAAACCGGAGAAGTGGTACTTTCAGGGATCCAACGCTCCTGCGGCCTTCAACTACAAAGACTCGGTGCTGTATGTGGCCGGCGACCCCTCCGGCTCTATGAGCGTGCTGTATACCGATGATCCCAAGCGCGGCGACTGGAAAGCGACACCCGGTATTCTGGGCGATCTGCAGGACCCGGCGCTCTTTATCGACGACGATGGAAAGGCTTACATGTACTGGGGCTCCTCCAACACATACCCCATCCGGGTAAAAGAGCTGAACAGGAAAGATCGCTTTAAGCCGTCGGAGAAAACGGTGGAGCTTTTTACCCTGCACGGCGACAAGCACGGCTGGGAGCGTTTTGGGGAGAACCACTCCGACACGGTGCTGGCCGGTTACATGGAAGGCCCCTGGATGACGAAGCACAACGGCAAGTACTACCTGCAATATGCCGCCCCCGGCACCGAGTTTAACGTGTATGGCGATGGCGTGTACATTGGCGATTCGCCGCTAGGGCCGTTTACGTATGCCCCGAACAACCCGGTATCCTATAAGCCTGGCGGCTACATGAACGGGGCAGGGCACGGCAGCACCGTGGTAGGGCCGGCAGGGGAGTACTGGCACTTTGGCTCGGCTTCGGTGTCGGTTAACATGAACTGGGAGCGCCGCATCAACATGTTCCATACCACCTTCGATAAGGATGGGCTGATGCACGTGAACACCTACTTCGGCGACTATCCGCACTACGCACCGGCTGTGCCAGGCAAGGCAGGTGATTTTGCCGGCTGGATGCTCCTGTCCTACAAAAAGCCGGTGAAGGGCTCCTCTACCTTAGAAAACTTTAAGCCAGAGAACATGCTCGACGAGAGTACCAAGACCTTCTGGGTAGCCGAGCAGAACAACGACCAGCAGTGGGTGCAGATAGACCTGGAGAAGCCCGGCAAAGTATACGCCGTGCAGGTAAACTACCACGACTACAAATCCAACCTCTATGGCAAAGTGCCGGGGCTGTATCACCGCTATGTGGTGGAGGGCTCTACGGACGGTAAAAACTGGCAAACGCTGGTGGACAGGAGCGACAACTACAGGGATGTGCCTAACGATTACGTCGAGCTGGGTACCCCGCAGACGGTGCGCTACATCCGCTACCGCAACATCCACGCGCCGACGCCTAACCTTTCCATTTCGGGCCTGCGCGTGTTTGGGGTGGGAGAAGGTAAAGCTCCTGCCCGGGTAAAGAACTTTAAGGTAAACCGCAAGCAGGACCGCCGCGACGCCATGATCACCTGGGACAAACAGGCCAATGCGCAAGGTTACAACGTGCTTTGGGGCATCGCACCGGACAAACTCTACAGCTCCTGGATGGTGTACGACGATAACAAGCTGGACCTGAAAAGCCTGGGCGTGGACCAGGGCTACTACTTCGCCATCGAAGCCTTCAACGAAAATGGTGTGTCACAAAGGACGAAGGCGGTAAAGGTGGAGTAA